DNA from Eucalyptus grandis isolate ANBG69807.140 chromosome 5, ASM1654582v1, whole genome shotgun sequence:
ATTATGTGTGTTTGAGAGAGAGCTTTCCTTGATATTATGCAAATGGTGGATCTTAAAAAAGATTAGCAATGGTAATTCCAATTAGAGCACCTTAAATGGTATGTAACTCTATTTTCGACTCTAATGAAGTAACTCACAAAAATTCATGACACAATGATGCAATTACATATATTACTTCAACTGAAGAACACCCAAGTTTAAACAATGGTACATTATCTCTTATTTCGATGACTAATCAAAGTTTGGCAATAATCGGTGTAATCATAATGTACAATATACTCTAGTTGGTTAAATGTGGACTTTTGATCGTTTAGTATTGAGTTTGAAAATTGGATAAATGTCAGAGACTATTTGTGTATGTTTTCGTTTCGATTTCAAACATTTGGCTTCATGGTAGTTATTTTGGTCCTCCAAATTTGAACCTCATATAAGAAAACACAAGCAGATGCTTGCCATCGTTGTAGTTTCAACAGCCACGGGAGCCTTTGGTAGAAAATGCGTCTCCATACTTATTATAAATTAGgtttgaattattattcttATGTGAAGTTCGTGCAATTCGCTGCTCATCTCGGAATTAGGTTGTGATATTTTGTCTAACATGAATGTCTACATGGTTAGACTCGTAATGTCAAGTTATAATATTGATGCCAAATCAATGAATTTGATCGGCGTTGTAAAAGCATCCAATTTAATAAGTCGGTACTCATGtatataattgaaaagaaatgttgagtttaataaaaactaacccTTTATAACTTTTAGCTGGATATAGCACCCCCAGGTGAAGCATGAGCTTTTAAGCATGATCGCGATATATCTAATAAACCATGTTGAATATCACCGAATTCCCAAGTCGATAGTGATTTCTCAAAGTCTTTAAGTTGGTAGTCAAATTTCCTTAAATCTTGAATAATTATCTATGAATTAATGTGCGATcttgttttaggatttttttatttaaagtcGGCCGTTATATTTGCAAAACGTAATTTTCACGTGCATAATGAGTTTGACCGTTGTTGGAGATTTTTCCGAGCAATAATAATGCAGCTACGATATCAAGAAACTATAATTTTTAGCAATAAATAGCGGATTATTCATGTAATATAAGATATTATATAATAAGTACTTTCGATATCATGAAATTGCTACCGTTGCTCCAATCCATCATGACCAACAAcctaaggctacgtttggtcatccgGATTTTTAATCGGAATAGGATTGGAtaagataggatatgaaatcctgggatttttttatatcccgtcCAGTGTTTGGTGAATCGTAGTATTATAGtcggatatgttcacatcatgtacatttttttatataaacgacatatcattataaatgaacctaaatgttcataaatgaagatggtgaaaatatctcatagcactattccttaatttatttatttattatttattatttattttatttttcctcttttttttatattattttcatcattatttctttttcctttcatcattctttaataaaaaattatcaaatagtaaactgtactaacatatttaaaatacaaaaatacctaaaatatataataaatataaatatttaatttatagattgaatgtttattataaaatagaattaaaattgaatatataaattaaaataagattaattaaaaataattttttattttcttaaattagaattcaaatattatttatattgaaatataatttcaattttgttaatttaataaatttgttattcaagaaaaataactttcctattatggacattagaaatcatatccacctttatcccacctccccatgggataattttatctgtCTATatccccttatatccgactttatcctatcccggtgagcaccaaacgtaggataaGATAAATTATATCCTATCGAATTTAATCCCGACTGCCAAACACAGCCTAAGGGTTTAGATTTGAGTTTGCTCAAGTAGTTAAGTAATCAAGAGGGGATGCACATGGTCAATGTTCTAGAGAAAACCAATTCTATCATAACTTGCCATGGATAATATTTATTTGTATGGGAATGTGTTAAATGCAAATTGTTCGAGTCTATCCACAACAATAATGAACATGCCTAAGTATTTACCTATTTATATAGCCCTTCATCTTTGGTGCTCCTCAGCCTTAGCCAacgaaatttctctttttttctaagGAGTCCTTCTTATGCTTCAAAGTAAGATCGTAGTGATGACTACAAAACATCACATCAAGCATCATATCTCACTCGCATCTTcaaaaaaactcttttgacaTACATCCAATATCATGCCTCACATATTCGACCTTGTATGTAAATAAGTTTCAGATCAGTGATTTACCAAAAGGAATGCTTCATGCTTggtaagatctctctctctctctctctctctctctctctctctctctctctctctctctctctctctctctctctctctcaaatgacGATTTTATTAACCTAGATCCCTTTGTCTGAATGACAACGTGAGGCATTGAGTAGCAAGGGCAGTGTAGAGAATTCTGGCAAAAGCAAATGTCTCCAGCATTAGGGAACGTTGCTTTGCTGTCGGAAGATGCAGGAGAGTACAATCCAATCCAAAGCAGTCGCAATACACGCCATCCTCAATGGCCAAGCGCATAAAGCCAAAAATGAGGGAGCTGCCATGCTGTTGGCTGCATTGGAGACCTTGCCTCATGGTGGCAAGCTGCCGTTCTCCCTCCCCAGAAAATCACTAAGGAAGAGAAGATGGGAACAAGTTAAATGATTAATGCGTTCGGGTTCCATGTATCTTATGTAAAATTGTACAAGAGCTAGGCATTTTGAATATTATGTGTTTGAGCGAGACTTTCCTTGATATTATGCAAATGGTggattttaaaaaagataagCAATGGTAATTCCAATTAGAGCACCTTTAATGATATGCAACTCTATTTCAACTCTAATGAAGTAACTCACAAAAATTCATGACACGATGATGCAGTTACGTATATTATTTCAACCGAAGAACACCCAAGTTAAAATTATGGTACATTTTCTCTTAATTCGATGACTAATCAAAGTTTTGCAATAATTAGTGTTATCATAATGTACAACATACTTCAGTTGCTTAAATGTGGACTTCTGATCACTTAGTATTGAGTTTGAAAATTGGATAAACGTTAGAGATTCTTTGTGTATGTTTTCATTTTAATCATTTGGCTTCACAGTAGTTATTTTGGTTCTCCAAATTTGAACCTTATATAAGAAAAACAAGCGGATGTTTGCCATCCCTGTAGTTTCGGCAGCCACGGTTAGAGCCTTTGGTAGAAAATGCGTCtcaatatttattataaatcaGGTTTCATATTCCTTTTAAATTTGAAGACAAAAATTTTCCCGCAGGTTCTCATTTTTTCTAATCTCAAAATTTTGTGGGATTAACAGATCAAACACTCAATTGCGAAATCATCAAAAGGGGTAAATAAAATTCATGCATCAATATGGAGTTGCTCTAAGTACGTCCAATagatagaagaaaatatataagaaGTAGAATGGAGacgacataaattattattcttaCGTGAAGTTCTTGCAATTCTCTACTCATCTCGGAACTAGGTTGTGATATTCTGTCTAACATGAATGTCTACATGGTTAGACTCGTAACGTCAAGTTATAATATTAATGCCAAATCAATGAATTTAATCGGCATTGTAAAAGCatccaatttaataaatcaGTACTCATGTATATAGTTGAAAAGAAATGTTGagtttaacaaaaactaaccctTTATGACTTTTAGCTGCGTATAGCACCCCCCAGGTGAAGCATGTTCTTTTAAGCATGATTTTGGTACACCTAATAAACCATGTCGAATATCACCGAATTCCCAAGTCGATAGTGATTTCTCAATCTTTAAGTTGGTAGTCAAATTTCCTTAAAATCTCGAATAATTTTCTCTAAATAATGTGCAACCTTGTTTTAGGATTGAACAATTCTGACCAGACNNNNNNNNNNNNNNNNNNNNNNNNNNNNNNNNNNNNNNNNNNNNNNNNNNNNNNNNNNNNNNNNNNNNNNNNNNNNNNNNNNNNNNNNNNNNNNNNNNNNTTTTGAACAAAGAAAGCAGATAAAcgcattttgtttttttgtttttgtttttgggaacaaaaaaagaaagaaaatctgttcataaataaaaagaaacacaaacaggCCTTAAGATGAAATAGGCCTGCTAATATGCCTAGAGTACTTGTTGCTAGGGATGACGTTGTAGAGGAGGGTCATTGGGGATGCGACATCTTGTGTTCCATCTCTTATTTATTCACACGGTACTGTCACTTCAGCAGCACcctctatttattttgttttagttgagaaagcaagtgaatgggttattaaaatgaaaacgaaaaaaagaataagaaaataagaggtTGATCTTATTACACATTtaagaaataaagatagaatctctttttttgaaatatatatatacactagTTTGGATGAGTGGTGGTCGGTTTCACTCTTAAAATCAGGAACCGGATCAATACTCATCagttttattaaattgaaattaggaattgaattggattggattggattgatTCTCGCACTTCCTTTACACACCTCTAGAGCGGACTCCATCGAAAATTTACGACTATTGATGGAGACCGACGAGGATAAGTCTTAGTTATCCACATCGTCATTGGTCCGATCCGAACGGTGTTTTGACTAATCGTTCCCGcgccaaaacaaaaaagaagggagaaaaaacCGGTCGACGATGTGACGTGACGTCATACTTCAACCTCACTCTCACTCAGAAGCTTGGATCATCGCCTTCCCTGCTCAGCTCGGAGCGCCGTCCAGTCTTCCGCCGAGAGCTCTCGCCGGAGCGTTTCTCCGAGCTCCGGCATGGCGGCGAAGAGGCCGAGCATCGATCAGTTCAAGGGCCGAACCAGGCTGCCGACGTTCGCCGCCCCGAGGCGCTACGACCTCCGCCTGAAGCTCGACCTCGTCGCGTGCCGCTTCTCCGGCGTCGTCCGCgtcgccctcgccctcgccgaggcGACGGAGTTCCTCGTCCTGAACGCGCTCGAGCTCGCCATCGGCGACGTCTGCTTCGCCTCCTCGGCCGATCATGTTCGTGATCGTCGCTCGACATTGGTTTCCGATCGTTGACTTTTTCAGGATTTCTTATTTTGGGATTTGTGCTCGTTCTTTTCTTTGGCTATGAGCAGAAGGAGGTTCGTCCCTGCGACGTCGTGCTGGACGACGAGGATGAGATTCTGGTTCTGGCTTTTGATGAAGCGCTGTGCTGCGGCGAAGGAGTGTTGACCGTTGAGTTCTCCGGAATGCTTAATGCTCAGTTGAAGGGCTTATACAAATGGTTCTTCTCTTGCTCGACTCATTTCtcgtaatttaatttttattttgtatggtttgcttCGACGTGAGGACGTACTGAGATAGAAAGAAACcatgcttgatgatgatgatgatgtatctGATTGATTTTAGACTGGGAAATGTCTTTCCTTCAATGCGAAATTTTTATCTTTGCTTCgatgaaatttttattccctTGTATTTTCAGCTTCGATCTTCAGTGGTTTTTCCAACGGTTGTGTCCAATTTTACAGTGCTTATATGGATGGAGGAGAAAAGAAGTATATGGCTGCTACACAGTTTGAAGCTGTAGATGCCAGGAGGTGTTTCCCCTGCTGGGATGAACCTGCTCTTAAAGTATGTCTGCCCCATACGACAATTAACTTTTCTCTCATAAAGCGCGATCCTGGTCTATATGAATTTGAAGATCACTATAAAAAATTTGACAGAACGCTCAGGAACTTCCCTATATGATAGTCACCCGTGGCATCGAATCGTcgaattattattttaataatgtgGATTGCGCTTCTTATTTTCCATGTACAGTATGGAAATTGAAAAGCATGTGTTTCCTTACCATCCTTTTCTATGGTAACTTGTATAAACTTTCTCGAGAGCGAGATGTCATAACCTATGCATTTTGAACAGGCTACCTTCCAGATAACGTTGGACGTGCCCCTAGAGTTGACTGCACTGTCCAATATGCCAATTCTCCAGGAAAAGCTCAATGATGATATTAAGACTGTATATTTCGAAGAATCCCCCATGATGTCTACTTATCTGGTGGCTGTTGTAGTTGGTTTATTCGATTCTCTTGAAGAAACCACAGCGGATGGTATGCATAAGTTCCAAAAGCTCCTCTTCCATCTCATTTGctgataataatattttcatttgctGATGGTGCTTCGATGTTCTCATGCAGGGACTAGGGTTCGTGTATATTGTCCTCCTGGTAAGAGTGACAACGGAAAATTTGCATTGCACGTTGCTGTGAAGGCTCTTGAGCTCTATACTAGGTGAGCATCTAGTCGAACTCTTTTCTTGACATCAGAACAGATAGTACATCTCTGCACTCCTCTTTGAGAATTGAACCAAGTCATAGGGATTGCCTGATTTAAAGCATATGTATTAACAAATTGAGCAGCATGGCTTTCCTTTCCCTCCTTTCGAACAATTTAAAGAAACTCCAGTGATAATTCCCCTCATCCTGGGGCCATTCGGTAAGAAATTGTAAATGAGTTTGCATCTGGACATAAGTCCTGTATTTGCTACATAATTGATTGAAGAATGGATCGTTTCTTTCATCTCTTCAACTATTCCTTGCTCGTTCCCTAAAGAAATCATGTAGCTGTTTTCTGGCGGTAATGCTAATCAGATGACCATCTTCCATGGGTGCTACTTAGGTACTTCTCAGTGCCTTATCCCCTCCCTAAGCTAGATATGGTTGCAGTCCCGGAATTTGCTGGTGGGGCAATGGAGAACTATGGTTTGATCATATACCGGGAAAATGAGATGCTTCATGACGAGTTGCAATCCACAGCTGCTAAGAAGCAACGTGTAAGGAATTTTCTCCCCCTGACCTGATTTCTGTTGATTACTCTGTATCATATCCCGCTTGTAAATGATATAACATATAGAAGGGATGGGCACCTCTTTCTCTATACCTGAAATTGTGTTATCATCTCCTCTTTTTAGTCTGAAAATTTGGGTAAACATGCATAATAAATCCATTAACTGTTGGATCAGATCACAGTTGTTGCAATGCATGAAGTTGCTCATCAGTGGTTTGGCAATCTGGTTACAATGGAATGGTGGACTCATCTATGGTTGAATGAAGGTTTTGCTACATGGGTAATCTTCACTAAAATCCATTCTACTGGATGAACACTAGAGAACAAAAGTTAAtctgatttttattatttctctttaatcttttcaggtGAGCTATATGGCAACTGACAATTTGTTTCCTGAGTGGAAAGTCTGGActcaatttctccaacaaacTGCTAGTGGATTGCATACGGACTCACTGGAAAAATCACATCCAATCGAGTATGAGTTCACTCTCTTTAAAGCATGGTATCAGTCAATTAATTCATGTCGTTGATACCATGTGGGCTGTTTTGTAGGTAGAGATAATCCATGCTCGAGCAATTCTTGAGATATTCGATGCTGTAAGCTATGAGAAAGGATCAGCTGTCATCCAGATGTTGCAAAGCTACCTTGGGGATGCGATATTTCAGGTGATAAATATCTAGATTCTGAATCATAAAACCTCATTCGCTGTAATATATTGTAATTTAGATGTATCATCAGCACTTCTCTGAAAGCAGTGTGGTTGGTTAGGCTACAaaggatcaagaaaaaactCTCTGCCTGTTTAATAGAGTACCCTGACACGTCTTTGTGGTTTCTCTTGCTCcttccactttttctttttcgttttttctttttggtctatATGTTACAGGTATAATAGTTCTTCCTTTGTGTCCCATCACGGGGTTATTTGCACTTCTTTTGAGATATATTAGTCTTATATACTTTATATTGTTATAGCACTTGATTTCCTGTAACCCTTTTTCTTGGTCGAAAATTTCCTGTAATCTAAACCTGGCTATTTTCAGTGCCTGAGACCTAATTCAATCAATCTTTTGAGACCTCGGACTACTGCTATCCCACTACTGTAAATAAGAGATTTATATCGAAACATTTAGTACATATCATGGATGATGAATGGTTGGAGTCAAGAGTCATACTTTTCATTATGCGATTCAGTGCAAGTTTCAGTAGATTGCTATACTAGAGGGAGATATTTAGCAGTATTGACTGATTCTTTCTGCGTCTCAAAAACAGAAATCATTGAGTTCATACATGAAAAGATATGCGtggaaaatgcaaagactgAAGACTTATGGACTGTTCTGACAGAGGAATCTGGTGTTGAAGTGACTAATCTGATGGACACTTGGACCAAGCAAAAGGATACCCACTCATATCCGTGAACCTAAATGGCCATATATTGAAGTTCGAACAGGTGTTATTGTAATGTTTATACATGCTTTGCCTGTCATTCATAGTAGAAGCTTTTAAATTTTAGGTGCTTGTATCCAGtgaattctgaaatttttctcATCACTGCAGTCACAATTCGTACTATCTGGATTGGCTGGTGAGGGGCTATGGATTGTTCCCATAACCTTGTGCCTGGGTTCATATGAGAGACAGAAGAAGTTCGTTTTGAAAGCACGATGCGGAGAAATCGACATCTCTGACCTTTTCAATTCTTTTAGCAACAGTTTAGGCTTATCAGAGGAGAATGATCTGGAAAAATTCAAAGAGCACTTTTGGATCAAGATTAATATTTATCAGAGTGGTTTTTATAGGGTCAAATATGATGACAAGCTCGCAGCTCACCTTATCAAAGCAATAGAAAGCAATTACCTCTCTGCAACAGATAAATTTGGTGGGTGCATCCTGCCAAGTTTGATGAGATTGCAGCTAGTTTAAACTTATTGTGTAGTTGTGAATTTATGTGTCAAGACTATCAATAGGGCACAGGAAGTTGTAGAGCAAGGATGAAATTCCCTGGCCAGGTCTTGAGAATGAAATGCATAGAAACTATTGACATACTTTTCTCTAGGAAAAAAAGTTCATAGAGAACTATCTTCACTTTTAACAAGACTTCAGTATATCTTCTATTCTATTATGGCCATAGGGCATCTTGTTAATTATCTTACATAGAACAAGTGCAACTTCATTCTCTAGCACTTTAGGTATTATACTGCAGTATAACCAATGAGCTTCTCTATCAGTCATTTCCTTATTGTGAACATCAGCAAGTGTCAAAATGTAATTACTGTATTGAATAACTTATTTTTAGGGATTATGGATGATACTCATGCCCTTTGCCAGGCTGGCAAACAGTCACTGTCTTCTCTGCTCACCTTGATGGGTGTATACAGAAAAGAAACAGACTATACTGTGGtatcaaatttaataaatgtaAGTAGTTCTGCAACAATGCAGCCCTTCACCTTATATGCCATCTATCTTAGAAAGTTGATCACCAGTAAATTGTGCTACAGGTCTGCTAcaatatcttgaaaatataCTACGATGCTTTTCCAGATTCGGTGGATAACTTAAGACAACATTTTATCAATATCCTCCTACCCTCTGCTGAGTAAGATGACGTAGTTTCTATTTAATTCacatgaattgatttgataGCTGTATTAAAACTACTTCTCTTGCAAAAATTTAAGAGAATGGTTGTACTTCCTTGCTTATGTGTTTTAAATAGAGTGAAAACAAGCTTCCtcactttcattttctctttcttttggaatGTGATTGTGCAATACATGCACGAAACATTTGTGTTTTGGTACCTTTTACTTTTTCGTTGCAAAAAATGTGAACATTGACATGATGCTTAGCTTTTCTTGCGAAATTAAACTTGTGTTGCTAATAGCTATAAATCATACTTTTCTGTTCTTCCTCGCAGGAGATTAGGCTGGGAACTGGTATCTGGAGAGCCTCATTTAAATGTGCTCTTGAGGGGTGAAATCTTTATGGCTTTGGCTTCATTTGGTGATGAGAAAACTCATGAAGATGCAACCAAACGATTTGAGTCGTTGTTAAAGGATAAAAACACTCCTCTTCTTTCAGCTGATACAAAAAGGGTAAGAACACCGGCGGACATAGGGGGCTGGTCACGGCCCCTTTGTCAGTAGGGTTCGCCATTTTCTTCAATACTAAGTACTAA
Protein-coding regions in this window:
- the LOC120293163 gene encoding LOW QUALITY PROTEIN: aminopeptidase M1-like (The sequence of the model RefSeq protein was modified relative to this genomic sequence to represent the inferred CDS: inserted 2 bases in 2 codons), encoding MAAKRPSIDQFKGRTRLPTFAAPRRYDLRLKLDLVACRFSGVVRVALALAEATEFLVLNALELAIGDVCFASSADHKEVRPCDVVLDDEDEILVLAFDEALCCGEGVLTVEFSGMLNAQLKGLYKCAYMDGGEKKYMAATQFEAVDARRCFPCWDEPALKATFQITLDVPLELTALSNMPILQEKLNDDIKTVYFEESPMMSTYLVAVVVGLFDSLEETTADGTRVRVYCPPGKSDNGKFALHVAVKALELYTRYFSVPYPLPKLDMVAVPEFAGGAMENYGLIIYRENEMLHDELQSTAAKKQRITVVAMHEVAHQWFGNLVTMEWWTHLWLNEGFATWVSYMATDNLFPEWKVWTQFLQQTASGLHTDSLEKSHPIEVEIIHARAILEIFDAVSYEKGSAVIQMLQSYLGDAIFQKSLSSYMKRYXVENAKTEDLWTVLTEESGVEVTNLMDTWTKQXGYPLISVNLNGHILKFEQSQFVLSGLAGEGLWIVPITLCLGSYERQKKFVLKARCGEIDISDLFNSFSNSLGLSEENDLEKFKEHFWIKINIYQSGFYRVKYDDKLAAHLIKAIESNYLSATDKFGIMDDTHALCQAGKQSLSSLLTLMGVYRKETDYTVVSNLINVCYNILKIYYDAFPDSVDNLRQHFINILLPSAERLGWELVSGEPHLNVLLRGEIFMALASFGDEKTHEDATKRFESLLKDKNTPLLSADTKRAAYIAVMRKTTVASRNYFESLLSIYREADTVQEKKEFCVSHLAASPDPEIVREVLNFLVSDEVRDQDIIYGFSGISLEAREAAWKWLKDNWDFILNKYGTGVLFTDFITNIVAPFSSNEKADEVEAFFANRTTPAFAMNLKQSIEQIRIKARWVQNIKQEESLPELVKQLASKG